Proteins encoded within one genomic window of Hermetia illucens chromosome 2, iHerIll2.2.curated.20191125, whole genome shotgun sequence:
- the LOC119649141 gene encoding prolactin-releasing peptide receptor translates to MISGSSITNFTSYGGGILRNVNSTHYFIIDKEGGDGGDNHTEMDTSDVAEPDDVIQNEIVQIFFCVLYSTVFVLGVFGNVLVCYVVLRNKAMQTVTNIFITNLALSDILLCTLAVPFTPLYTFMGGWVFGRALCHLVPFAQGCSIYISTLTLTSIAIDRYFVIIYPFRPRMKLTTCIAIIVSIWVVSLLATLPYGLYVKVFSNATDGFENTYCEEDWPSEHYRKVFGSVTTILQFVLPFIIISICYTWVSCKLNARARLKPGSKNSKKEEADRDRKKRTNRMLISMVAVFGISWLPLNLVNIFNDFYARSNEWRFYTLLFFVAHSIAMSSTCYNPFLYAWLNENFRKEFKHVLPCFNPSNNNIINITRSCRSERNTCARHGDFENENILPHKHEIIPREPTFGKGRGVVITKKVDILLNDDPMRTSIDHIDEITVDNLQSETPFISSDNNVTTSTMVTDNHH, encoded by the coding sequence ATGATTAGCGGGTCATCCATAACGAACTTCACTAGCTACGGCGGCGGAATTCTAAGGAATGTCAACAGCACACACTATTTTATTATCGACAAGGAGGGGGGCGATGGGGGCGACAACCACACGGAGATGGATACAAGCGACGTAGCGGAACCGGACGATGTGATCCAGAATGAAATTGTGCAGATATTCTTTTGTGTCTTGTACTCGACAGTGTTTGTGCTGGGAGTGTTCGGGAATGTCCTTGTATGCTACGTGGTCCTTAGGAACAAGGCTATGCAAACCGTGACAAACATCTTCATTACGAATTTAGCACTTTCAGATATCCTTTTGTGTACTCTGGCCGTGCCCTTCACGCCACTATACACCTTCATGGGCGGGTGGGTGTTCGGTCGAGCCCTTTGCCATTTGGTGCCGTTTGCTCAAGGATGCAGTATCTACATTTCGACCCTGACACTTACGTCCATCGCCATAGATCGTTATTTCGTCATCATATATCCCTTTCGTCCGCGAATGAAGTTGACGACTTGTATTGCGATTATTGTCAGTATCTGGGTGGTATCACTCTTAGCGACCCTTCCGTACGGGCTTTACGTCAAGGTGTTCTCGAATGCAACGGACGGTTTCGAGAACACTTACTGTGAGGAGGACTGGCCCTCGGAACATTACCGCAAAGTTTTCGGCTCTGTCACGACGATATTGCAATTCGTCCTGCCATTTATAATAATCTCGATATGCTACACATGGGTCTCCTGCAAACTCAATGCGCGGGCCAGACTAAAGCCAGGGTCGAAAAACTCGAAGAAGGAAGAGGCAGATCGGGACCGTAAAAAGCGGACGAATCGCATGCTTATTTCTATGGTTGCGGTGTTCGGAATATCGTGGCTTCCCCTAAACCTcgtaaatattttcaatgacTTCTACGCGCGGTCGAACGAATGGCGGTTTTACACACTCTTGTTCTTCGTAGCGCACTCAATAGCTATGTCTTCAACATGCTACAACCCCTTCTTATACGCTTGGCTTAATGAAAACTTTCGAAAGGAATTCAAACACGTCTTACCCTGCTTTAATCCATCAAATAACAACATCATCAATATCACAAGGAGTTGTCGTTCCGAACGGAATACTTGCGCTCGCCACGGAGACTTCGAGAATGAGAACATCTTACCCCACAAACACGAGATTATCCCACGGGAACCCACTTTCGGTAAGGGACGTGGAGTCGTCATTACAAAGAAAGTTGACATTCTGCTTAATGACGATCCCATGCGCACGTCGATAGAccacattgatgaaatcaccgTAGATAACCTTCAATCTGAAACGCCGTTCATTAGTAGCGATAACAATGTTACAACGAGTACCATGGTAACGGATAATCATCATTAA